The window CGCCGCGACCGCGCTTCTGTCCGCCATCAACGCGGCGACGCTGAAGCCGACGCAATGTGCGCTCTGGCTGCGGCCGACCGTGCCGCCGGAGCAGCGCAATTTCTTCTATCGCGGCTTCAACGCGGTCTACAACCGCGTCGAGCGCGGCTACACCCGACTGATCGGCGTGCTGTGCAGGAACAGCACGATCTCGGTCGCGTTCGCGCTGGTGCTGATCGGAATCGGCGGCTACGGGCTGTCCCGGGTGCCGACCGGCTTCCTGCCGATCGAGGACCAGGGCTACCTGATCGCCGCCGTGCAACTGCCCGACGGTGCCGCGCTGGAGCGGACCCAGAAGGTGCTCGACAGAGCCAGCGAGCTGATCAAGGACACGCCCGGAGTTCAGCAGGTCATCACCATCGCCGGCATCTCCGCACTCGACAACAGCGCCAGCCTTGCCAATGCCGGCGTCGCCTACATCATCCTGAAGGACTGGGACGCGCGCAAAGGACCGGGCGAAGATCTGCGCTCGCTGGTCTACGGGCTGAACGACAAGCTCGCGGTCATCATGGAGGCGCGCACGCTGGTGCTGCCGCCACCGCCAATCCAGGGCATCGGCAACGCCGCCGGTTTCTCGATGCAGGTCGAACTGCGCGACGGCAACAGCGATTTCGCCAAGCTCCAGGCCATCACGGGCGCGATGGTCAGCAACGGCCAGAGCCAGAGCGCGCTGCAGCGCGTGCAGTCGTCGTTCCGCTCCTCGGTGCCGCAATTCAACGTCGAGATCGACCGCATCAAGATCCAGACCCTGCACGTCACGACCGACCAGGTGTTCGCCGCGCTGTCGACCTATCTCGGCTCGTCCTATGTCAACCAGTTCAACAAATTCGGCCGCGTGTTCCAGGTCTACACGCAAGCTGATCCCGCCTTCCGCGTCACCGAGCGCGACATCGCCAACATGATGGTGCGCAATTCGAACGGCGACATGATCCCGATCGGCACCGTCGCCACGATCACGCCGGCCACCGGCCCCTCGCTGATCAGCCTCTACAATCTCTATCCGTCCTCGACCGTCATCGGCCTGCCGGCGCAGGGTTACTCGTCCGGCCAGTCGCTCAAGCTGATGGAGGAGATCGCGGACAAGACGCTGCCGCCGGGCACCGGCTTCGAATGGACCGCGATGTCCTATCAAGAGAAGGCCGTCTCCAACCAGATCTACTGGGTGTTCGGGCTCGCCATGCTGCTGGTCTATCTCGTGCTCGCCGGCCAGTACGAGAGCTGGTACGCACCGATCTCGGTGATCCTGGCGGTGCCGCTGTCATTGCTCGGCCCCATGCTGATCCTCAATGGACTGAAGATCGACAACAACCTCTATTGCCAGATCGGCCTGATCCTCTTGATCGCGCTGTCGGCCAAGAACGCCATCCTGATCGTCGAGGTCGGGCTCGAGCTGCACGGCCGCGAAGGCAAGCCGGTGCTGGAATCCGCGATTGAAGCTGCGCGTGCCCGCTTCCGCCCGATCCTGATGACGTCGTTCGCCTTCATCCTCGGCGTGGTGCCGCTGGTGATCGCGACCGGCGCCGGCGCTAGCGCGCGCAAGTCGATCGGCATCACGGTGTTCTCGGGCATGCTGGCCTCGACCTGCCTCGCGGTACTGTTCGTGCCGGCGTTCTTCGTGGTGGTGCAGCGCTTCGAGAACTGGCGCGCGTCGAAGAAGACGCCGAAGGCGGTGGCAGTGGCCGAAGTGAAGTAAAAGACGCGACCATCTACCACAGCCGTCATTGCGAGCGCAGCGAAGCAATCCAGAATCTTTCCACGGAGAAACTCTGGATTGCTTCGTCGCAAGGGCTCCTCGCAATGACGGCAAGGAGACCCCGTTACGCCTTCTCCGCAGGGGCCTGCCGCACCTCACCGCTCGAGACCAGGAGCACCGAGACCTTTGCCTGCCTGAGCACGGCGTCGGCGACGCCGCCGAAGGAGAGGTGGTCGGCCTGGATGCGATCGACGCCCATCACCACGAGATCGACGGCGGTGGTCTCGATCTCGCGCAGGATTGCCGCTTCCGGCGCCCGGTTCGCGCGCAGGGTCGTGGTGATGTCGACGTCGTAACGGGCGGCGAGATCGCTGGCGTCCTTCAGGATGCCGGTCTCCTGGCTCAGACCACGCGAGGCGCCGCGCTGCGCGCCCTTGTCGCGCGTCGTCGCGACATAGATCACCCGGAGCGAGCCTGATCCGGCCTGCGCCAACGCGACCGCGACCTCGGCGCCGCGCTTGGAGACACCGCTGCCGGAGACCGGAACGAGGATGTTGAGCGCCTCGGGCATCGGCTGCTTCAGGTGCTTGCCCTTGGCCGCCACGATCGCAAGCGGCCCTTCGAACTCCGCTGCGATGTCCTCGATCTTGCGGTCGAATCGATCCTTGGTGGCCGCGACCTTGTCGATGCCGACGACAAGGAGATCGAAGCCCTTCTTCGCTTCGTCTCCGATCGTCTCACCGAGCCCGGATTTGCGGACCCGCGTCGTGACATCGACGTTCCGGACATCCTGGTCACCGGTCGCTGATACCGCTTCAGCTGCCTTCTTCACCACCGCCTCGTGGCTCTCCGCCTCGCCGCTCTCCTTCTCCTGCTCCTTGGCGCGCTTGCCGATGTGCAGCACGGTGATCGGCAGGCCGCGCATGCCGGCGATCAGGCCGGCGATGTGGGCGGCGAAGCTGGCGTTGACGCTTTCGTCCACCGCGAGCAAGGGACGTTCGAGATTGGCGACGAATCCGCGCTTCTCGAACTCTTCCCGCTCCAGGCGCTCCCTCTCCTCCTCGTTCATCGGCAGCTTCGCCAGCGCCGCGCGCAGCATCGGCGGCATGGCCATCGTGGTCACGATCGCCATGGTCACGATCATCGTGAACAGGTTCTGGCTGAGCACGCCGATCGAAAGACCGATGGTGGCGATGATCACCTCGGTCGAGCCACGCGCATTCATGCCGCTCGCGAGGGCCAGCGACTCCCGTGTGTTCAGCCCGCCCACGGTTCCGCCGACGAAAGCGCCGCCGAACTTTCCGACGCTGGCGATCACGACCAGCAGCCCGGTGAGCATCAGCAGATGGGGATCGCGGAGCACCGTGAGGTCGGCGCTCAAGCCGGCCAGACCAAAGAACACCGGCATGAAGAAGCTCGAGATCAATCCGCGCAGCCGCTCGTCGATTTGCCGCGTCAGGATCGGAGACTCCCCGACCAGAATGCCGGCGACAAAGGCGCCGAGCACGGTGTGTACGCCGATCAGATGCGTGATCAGCGCCATGGCGCACATCATCAGCACGATTACCGTGATAACGGGCGCGGTGCTGACGAGAGTGTCGTTGGCCCATCGAATGAGCTGGAACGCGAGGCGGCGGCCGATGGTGAAGCTGACGGCGAGGAAGGCCAGCGTGCCCAGCACGGCTTTCGCCACCGAGGCGATATCCAGCGTGCCGTGCGAGGCCAGGCTGAAGATGACGGCGATGATGATCCAGCCGATGGTGTCGTCGATGACGGCGGTGGCGACGATGATCTGGCCGACATTGCGGCGCATGAAGTTCATCTCACGCACCACCACCGCGACGATCTTCACCGAGGAGATCGACAGTGCCGTGCCCATGAACAGCGACGCAACCAGGCGGGCTTGCGGATTCGGCAACAGCGCATCCGGCAGGAACTCGCCCAGCACAAAGCCGCAGGCGAAGGGCACGAGGATGCCGGCGATCGAGATCGCGATCGCGGCCTTGCCGACCTTCCTGACCAGCTTGAGGTCGGTCTCCATGCCGGTCAGCAGCAACAGAAGCAGGATGCCGAACTGCGCGATGCCGTCGATCATCGCTTTCTGCTCGGGCGTTTTGGGGAAGATCGCGTGCTGTGCGTCAGGCCAGACCCAACCGAACAGCGACGGACCCAGCAGGATGCCGGCGAGCAGTTCGCCGATCACCGAGGGCTGGCCGAGGCGCTGCATGATCTCGCCGAGACCGCGGCCGACCGCGATCAACAGCACGATCTGCGCTACCAGCAGGAATTCCGAGGGACCGGCCGATTTGCCGCCCTCGGCACTGGCCGCAACGGTGGTGAGGACGAGAGCCGCGGCGACAAGGCCGACCGGTCGGAGCAGGCTCCACTGCATGCAGGAATTTTCCCCCTTCATCTGGCCCGGCGAGGTGCCGGGATGACGGAGATAGAACCCGCGGGAGGTGCAGCGGGTTCCTGTCGCTTGCGGCGGGTTAGGGAGGCAACACCAAAAAACGCGAAAACAACCCCATGCACAGTAGGGATGAGGTTGAAAAGACTGGAGAAAATTTTGTGTGCGCCGAAATCGAATTTCGCCTTTGCCGAAAATGCTTGCTCCGTCGGGCAAAACACTGGCATGGTGGCATCATGAGTGGTCTGCGCAAGGTGCCTCCTCATCCCCCGTCATTGCGAGCGCAGCGACTTGTCCGCCGAAGCTTTAGCGAAGGCGGAAGCAATCCAGACTGCCGCCGCGGAAAGATTTTGGATTGCTTCGCTGCGCTCGCAATGACGACGTGGAGACAGCCGCGCCTCACGCCGATCCCTCACACCGCCTGCGGTGTCCTGATCTCGCGCGGGAGAATGATCGCGGCTGCGATCGCGAGCAGGCAGAGCGCGGCGAAGGCATGCAGCATGGTGACGAAGCCGCCCTGCTCGTAGAGCCAGGCGACCAGGCCGACCGAGGCGCCGGCGGCGGTGAAGCCGATGAAATAGCGCACGGCATAGGCGCGCGAGCGCCATTCCTCGCTGGTGTATTTGCCGACCATGGCGTCGTTGACCGTGACCTGCCCGAACGCGCCCATGACGATGCCGATCGAGACCAGGATCAGCGGCAAATTGGACAGGCTCGCGGCCAGATACAAAAACGGCGCCAGCATGAAGGACAGCGGCAGCGCCACCGTCTTCAGCGAATAGCGGTCGAGCAGCCGGCCGATCGTGTACTGCGTCATCGCGCCGAACACGTAGACGCAGGCCGCGATGACGCCGAGCAGCGCCGGGCTTTTGGTGAGATCGGCGAGCCGCTCGGCGAACAGCTTTGGCAGCGCGACGGTGACGGCATTGAACGTGGTGGAGATCGCGATCACCACGATCAGCAGCGACAGGATCACGCGCCACATGTCCTGCTTGGCCACGCGCGCCTGCGCTGCCGCCTGCTTCGAGCCCTTGCGGTCCTCGTGCACGACCATCATCGCAAACGCGATGCCGATCAGGATGGTCACGATGCCGGGGACGATGAAGGCGAAGCGCCAGCCGAGATACTGGCCGATCACGCCGGTGACCAGCGCCGACGATGCAACGCCGAGATTGCCCCAGACGCCGTTGATGCCCATCTCGCGGCCGAGCCTGTCGGCGTAGGACACGATCATGGCAGTGCCGACGGGATGATAGATCGAGGCAAAAATGCCGATCGCGAACAGGGCCGCGCCAAGCTGTGCCGGGGTCTGCACGAATCCGACCGAGATCATGGAGGCGCCGATGCCGACGAAGAAGATCAACATCATGTGGCGGCGGCTCCAGCGGTCGCCGAGCCAGCCGGTGAGCAGCGAGCCCGCGCCGAAGGCGACGAAGCCCGGCGTCGCATAAGGCAAGAGTTCCGAATAGGCCATGCCGAGCGCCGGTCCCATGATGATCACCGCGGCGGCGAAAATCAGCATCGCGTAATGGTCGATGAAATGGCCCGCGTTGACGAAACTGATCACCCGGCTGGGGCTGTTCATTCCGAATCCTCTCCTGCTCCGAAATGAGTTATATGTCTTGGGCATGACGGGATGCTGCCAATGACTGTCGTCGAGACGCCAATCCTCCGGGCGGTCCGGAGCAACCATCGCTCGCCCGCGGGCGTGCATCTGGTCGCGCGCGACTACCCCAAGGGCATGCGGATCGCTCCGCATATGCACCGCGAGGCGCAGCTGATCTATGCCGCCAGGGGCACGATGCAGGTGACGACCCCCGGGGGACGCTGGCTGGTGCCGCCGGACCGCGCGGTCTGGGTCCCCGCCGGGCTCCAGCACGCCATCGATCTGCTCGCCGACATCGAGATGCGCACGCTGTATTTCGACCTCGCCTGGTTGAAGCGCGAGCAGCGCCATGAGGGACTGACCAAGGAATTCGTGGTGCGGGTGTCGCCGCTGCTGAATCAGGCGATCCTCGCATTGTTCGACGCGCGCAACACCGAGGAGCGGACCGATCTGCTGGTTCGGCTGGTGATGCTGGAACTGGTCCAGGCCGAGGATTCCGCGACCTTCGTGCCGCTGCCGCACGAGCCGCGCTGCCGGCGCGCGGCCATGATCGTGCTCGACGATCCCACCGGCCTGCACGACATCGACGCGCTGGCGCGCGAGGTCGGAACCTCCGCGCGCACGCTGTCGCGGCTGTTTTCGACAGAGACGCAGCTGAGCTTCAAGAGCTGGTGCCAGCGCGCAAGAATCGCGGCGGCGATCCAGCGGCTGTCGACCGATGCCAATGTCTCGGTGAAGCAGCTCGCGACCCAGCTCGGCTATGCCAGCGTGCCGGCATTTTCGGCCGCGTTCCGCCAGGTGACGGGGCGAACGCCGACGGAATTTGCGACACATTCGGTGTCATCGCCCGGCTTGACCGGGCGATCCAGTACTCTGGGACGGCGCGACTAGAACCGAAAAGCTGCGGCGTACTGGATGCCCCGGTCAAGCCGGGGCATGACAGCTTTCTTTGGGTTTTCGAAACGC of the Bradyrhizobium sp. WSM1417 genome contains:
- a CDS encoding efflux RND transporter permease subunit, with translation MISKFFIERPVLSNVIALLMILIGGVALFNLAIAQYPDVVPPTVQVTTRYPGASAKTVIDTVALPIEQQVNGVEDMLYMQSYSGSDGTYTLTVTFKIGTDLNFAQVLVQNRVSSALSQLPQSVQNQGVTVQKRSTSILLFVTLTSPDKTFDSLYLSNYATINLRDELSRLPGVGNVTVFGAGQYSMRVWLDPNKLQVRGLVPQDVIQAIQQQSQQVSAGQVGAPPTPSGQAFQYTLNVNGRLDDTTEFENIIVKSGTSGDVTRVRDVGWVELGAQTYSQIFSLNKQPATGIGVFQSPGANALQVEQAVEKKMAELAKAFPQGMKYDTPFDTTKFVQASVHEVYMTLIEAGLLVLVVILVFLQDWRAMLVPATTVPVTIIGAFAAMAALGFTINMSTLFAIVLAIGIVVDDAIVVVEGAAHNIEQGMNGHDAAIKAMDQLFAPIVGITLVLISVFLPASFLAGLTGRIYSQFALVIAATALLSAINAATLKPTQCALWLRPTVPPEQRNFFYRGFNAVYNRVERGYTRLIGVLCRNSTISVAFALVLIGIGGYGLSRVPTGFLPIEDQGYLIAAVQLPDGAALERTQKVLDRASELIKDTPGVQQVITIAGISALDNSASLANAGVAYIILKDWDARKGPGEDLRSLVYGLNDKLAVIMEARTLVLPPPPIQGIGNAAGFSMQVELRDGNSDFAKLQAITGAMVSNGQSQSALQRVQSSFRSSVPQFNVEIDRIKIQTLHVTTDQVFAALSTYLGSSYVNQFNKFGRVFQVYTQADPAFRVTERDIANMMVRNSNGDMIPIGTVATITPATGPSLISLYNLYPSSTVIGLPAQGYSSGQSLKLMEEIADKTLPPGTGFEWTAMSYQEKAVSNQIYWVFGLAMLLVYLVLAGQYESWYAPISVILAVPLSLLGPMLILNGLKIDNNLYCQIGLILLIALSAKNAILIVEVGLELHGREGKPVLESAIEAARARFRPILMTSFAFILGVVPLVIATGAGASARKSIGITVFSGMLASTCLAVLFVPAFFVVVQRFENWRASKKTPKAVAVAEVK
- a CDS encoding cation:proton antiporter; its protein translation is MQWSLLRPVGLVAAALVLTTVAASAEGGKSAGPSEFLLVAQIVLLIAVGRGLGEIMQRLGQPSVIGELLAGILLGPSLFGWVWPDAQHAIFPKTPEQKAMIDGIAQFGILLLLLLTGMETDLKLVRKVGKAAIAISIAGILVPFACGFVLGEFLPDALLPNPQARLVASLFMGTALSISSVKIVAVVVREMNFMRRNVGQIIVATAVIDDTIGWIIIAVIFSLASHGTLDIASVAKAVLGTLAFLAVSFTIGRRLAFQLIRWANDTLVSTAPVITVIVLMMCAMALITHLIGVHTVLGAFVAGILVGESPILTRQIDERLRGLISSFFMPVFFGLAGLSADLTVLRDPHLLMLTGLLVVIASVGKFGGAFVGGTVGGLNTRESLALASGMNARGSTEVIIATIGLSIGVLSQNLFTMIVTMAIVTTMAMPPMLRAALAKLPMNEEERERLEREEFEKRGFVANLERPLLAVDESVNASFAAHIAGLIAGMRGLPITVLHIGKRAKEQEKESGEAESHEAVVKKAAEAVSATGDQDVRNVDVTTRVRKSGLGETIGDEAKKGFDLLVVGIDKVAATKDRFDRKIEDIAAEFEGPLAIVAAKGKHLKQPMPEALNILVPVSGSGVSKRGAEVAVALAQAGSGSLRVIYVATTRDKGAQRGASRGLSQETGILKDASDLAARYDVDITTTLRANRAPEAAILREIETTAVDLVVMGVDRIQADHLSFGGVADAVLRQAKVSVLLVSSGEVRQAPAEKA
- a CDS encoding MFS transporter, with the protein product MNSPSRVISFVNAGHFIDHYAMLIFAAAVIIMGPALGMAYSELLPYATPGFVAFGAGSLLTGWLGDRWSRRHMMLIFFVGIGASMISVGFVQTPAQLGAALFAIGIFASIYHPVGTAMIVSYADRLGREMGINGVWGNLGVASSALVTGVIGQYLGWRFAFIVPGIVTILIGIAFAMMVVHEDRKGSKQAAAQARVAKQDMWRVILSLLIVVIAISTTFNAVTVALPKLFAERLADLTKSPALLGVIAACVYVFGAMTQYTIGRLLDRYSLKTVALPLSFMLAPFLYLAASLSNLPLILVSIGIVMGAFGQVTVNDAMVGKYTSEEWRSRAYAVRYFIGFTAAGASVGLVAWLYEQGGFVTMLHAFAALCLLAIAAAIILPREIRTPQAV
- a CDS encoding helix-turn-helix transcriptional regulator; this encodes MTVVETPILRAVRSNHRSPAGVHLVARDYPKGMRIAPHMHREAQLIYAARGTMQVTTPGGRWLVPPDRAVWVPAGLQHAIDLLADIEMRTLYFDLAWLKREQRHEGLTKEFVVRVSPLLNQAILALFDARNTEERTDLLVRLVMLELVQAEDSATFVPLPHEPRCRRAAMIVLDDPTGLHDIDALAREVGTSARTLSRLFSTETQLSFKSWCQRARIAAAIQRLSTDANVSVKQLATQLGYASVPAFSAAFRQVTGRTPTEFATHSVSSPGLTGRSSTLGRRD